The DNA segment GGTGGCCTGGATGGCCCCGATCACCCCGGGCAGCACGCCGAAGACCCCGCCCTCGGCGCAGGAGGGCACCAGGCCGGGCGGCGGCGGCTCGGGGTAAAGGCAGCGATAGCAGGGCCCCACCCGGGCGTCGAAGACGGTGGCCTGCCCCTCGAACCGGAAGATGCTGCCGTAGACCAGGGGCTTCCCCAGGAACACACAGGCGTCGTTGACCAGGTAGCGAGTGGGGAAGTTATCCGTGCCGTCGATGATGATGTCGTAGTCTTTGAGGATCTCCAGGGCGTTGGCGCTGGTCAGCACCGTCTCGTGGGTCTCCACCGTGATGTCCGGGTTGAGGTCCAGCAGGCGCGCTTTCGCCGAGGCCAGCTTGGGCTTGCCCACCCAGGAGGTGCCGTGCAGGATCTGGCGCTGCAGGTTGCTCTCGTCGACCACGTCGAAATCCACCAGGCCGATGCGCCCCACCCCGGCGGCGGCCAGGTAGAGAGCGGCGGGGGAGCCCAGCCCGCCCGCCCCGATGATGAGGACGCTGGCGGCCTTCAGTTTCTTCTGGCCGGTCAGGCCCACCTCCGGCATCAGGAGATGCCGGCTGTAGCGGCGGATCTCCTCGTTCGTCAGGATCACCTCATTCACGTTTAACATCCCGACCTCCCGAAGGGCGAAGGATAGCGATTCGGGAAGGCTGGCGAGGGGCGGATGCGTCGGACTCCCTTCGAAGCTGGAGCCACTGCCGGCGCAGCGTCTCCGCCGTCGCCACCCCGTTGTTGACCGCCCGCACCGTCCCCGAGGCGTCCACCCACATGGTGGTCGGCACCGTCCAGACCCGGTAGCGGGTTGCAGCCTCCGGCTCCGCGGTGACGTCCACCGCTCGCACCCGCACAGCCTCCCGCCACTCCGCCACAAGGGTCTCGAGGATCGGCGTCTGGATCAGACGGCACGGGCCGCAGGAGGGCGTGTAGAAATACAGGAGGGTCAGCGGACCCTCCAGGTCCTCCGCTCGGGGCCGGGCCAGCCGGCGCTGGGCGCAGGCGATGAGACACCAGGCCAGCCAGAGGCCCAGCAGCACCCCAAGGGCCATCAGGGCCCGCTCGATCATCCCTCCACCTCCCGACGCTCGATGGGCCGGGCGGTGAAGCCGGGGACGCCCAGGCGGCTCAGCTGGTAATACACGAAGCAGCCGGCGCAGAACCCGAAGAAGAGGTTCAGGGCGGCCAGGACGATCACCAGCCAGGCCAGGGCCCAGCCGATTGGGGTGTAGCCCAGGAAAAGCGCCACCGCCCCCAGGGCCAGGAAGGTCCCGCCCAGCCCCTGGGCGAACCGGTGAGGCTCCGGGTTGTCCGTCAGCACCCGGGGCCGCAGCCACCCCCGGGGCTTCAGAATCCGAAAGTAGATCTGCTGGAACAGGGCGGCCGCGGGGAAGGCGGTTCCCACCAGCATCACGAGGGCCACGAAGGCCACCAGCGCCGGCAGGTTGAACACGAAGGCCAGCAGGTTCAGGGTGATGATGCTGGCCTGATTGAACTTCAACGCCGTGTGATCCACCCGTCGTTCCACCATCTCTCACCTCCATCGGCGATCCGGTGCCGGTTCAGGACCCGGGCGACCTTCCGCCGGCGATGGAGGGCACGATGCTGAGGGTCTGCCCATCCGGGATCGGGGTCTCCTCTCCCTGCAGATAGCGGACGTCCTCATCGCCCAGGTAAAGATTCACGAAGGAGCGCAGGCGCCCCTCCTCGGTGAATAGGTGCCGCTTGAGCTCCGGAAACTGGTCCGTCAGCGCCCGCAGGGCTTCCCCCACTGTGCGGGCCTCCACGGTCACCACTTTCTCCCCGCGGGTGTAGACGCGCAGCGGGGTTGGGATCAGGATCTGCACCGCCATCGGTTTCACCTCCCGACGAAGGATGGAGGATTAGGTCCGCCGCTTGCGGCCCCGGCCGCTGCGGCAAGTTTCCGCTCAGCCCGTGACCTCCAGGGGTCGCTCGACGAAGGCGGAGCGATCCTCCCGGAGCTCCCAGACTCGCCAGTCGATGGCCCGGCCGCCCTCCACCGAGACGATCAGGTAGGCATACCAGGGCCAGGCGTGCTCTCGATCGAAGGCGGAGGGCCGGGCCGGGTGATCCGGGTGGGAATGGAAGAACCCGATGATCTCCAGCCCCGCCGCCGCGGCGGCCCGCTCCGCCGCCCGCACCTCCTCCGGCGGGATCAGGAAGCGATGGGTCTGCTCCGCCGGGTTCTCCCAGCGGTTGTCGACCAGCCGCAGGTCCTCCACGACCTTGATCCCGTCGACCTCCCGGCCCAGGAGGATCCCGCAAGCTTCCGCCGGATAGCCCGCTTCGACATGGGCCCGAATCCGGTCCCGCTGTGAGACGGACAGCCGCAACGTCATCGATTACCTCCCGGAGGATCGGCCTCGAACCAGAAGGACTCGCTGAGATATTTGTATCCGGCGTCCGGAAACAGGGTCACCACCACCCCCTCCCGCAGGCGGGCGGCGACCTGGAGGGCGGCCGCCATCGCTGCCCCGGCGGAGATGCCCACGAACAGGCCCTCCTCCCGGGCCAGCCGCCGCGCCATCGCGTAGGCCTCCTCGGTGGAGACCGTCAGGATCTCATCCAGGAGCTCCGGTTCGTAAATGCCCGGACGGATCGCGGTTTCCATGTGTTTGAGCCCCTCCAAGCCATGGAAGGGCCCGTCGGGTTGCACGCCGATCAGGCGGATCTCCGGGTTCTGTTCTTTCAGGTAGCGGCCCACCCCCATCATCGTCCCGCTGGTCCCCAGGCCGGCGACGAAGTGGGTGATCCGCCCCTCCGTCTGGGCCCAGATCTCCGGCCCCGTGGTGCGGTAGTGGGCCTTCCAGTTGGCCGGGTTGTTGTATTGATCGGCGTAGAAATACCGCTCGGGGTCGGCCTCGTAGCGACGGCGGGCCTCCAGGATCGCCCCATCGGTCCCCTCCAGGGGATCCGTGAGGATGAGCTCGGCGCCGTAGGCCCGCAGGATGCGCAGCCGCTCGGGGCTGGCGTTGGCCGGGATGCAAAGGGTGACCGGGTAACCCCGGGCAGCCCCCAGCATCGCGTAGGCGATCCCCATGTTGCCGGAGGTGGCGTCCAGGATGACCTTGCCCGGCCGCAGCCGGCCCTCCCGCTCCGCCGTCAGGATGATCTCCCGGGCCGGGCGATCCTTCACGGATCCCCCCGGGTTATACCATTCCGCCTTGGCGTAGATCTCCACCGGCGCGAAGGGCGCGGTGATCCGCCGGAACCGGATCAGCGGCGTGTGGCCGATGAGCTCGAACAGGTCTTTCGCTTCCACCACCCGGGCTCGGGCGATCGTGGGCACCATCGAACCCCCCTTGATCCTGCGGCAAATAAAAAGGACCAACACGATTCGGCGGGCCGGGAACGGGCCAGCGACCTCGACACCCTCAGGGCGCGGGGGCGTTGGCCACCCACCGATCGGTTGGTCCGCGATCAGGCGGGAAAAGGGCTCTCGCGGAGCCCTCATCCCAGGCGGGTGGCGTTAACGCCCCCGCCCAGGACAGATGCAACGCACAGGCTTCATGCCGGTTCGCATTTTGGGTCCACCGGATCAGCGTTTCTTTTCCATCTTACGGTGTGCGTCGGTCGTTGTCAAATTCGGGGTGTTGTCGGGGGGGCCGGCGCCGTTGACGGGATGGGCGGAAGAGGCCATCCTAAACCGGCGAGGCCGTTCAGGTGATTCGAAGAGCTGCCGTAAGGAAACCGCATATGGCGCGCATCCGTCGATGGGCCTTCGCCGGGGTTTTGCTGCTGATCCTCTGGCTGCTCGGGGCCCGGCCTCCTGAAGCCGTCCTCCTTCGTCCGATGGCGGGGACGCCCTCGCCGGCGCTCCCTACCCTTACACCCTCTGCTGTTCCCACCGCCTCGCCTCCGACGCCGGGCTCGCGTTACGGGCTGGCCATCGTGGACTTCCGGCTGCATCCAGACGGACCGCTCTACGCCGGGGATCGGCTCAGCTTCGAGGTGGAGGTCCGGAACGTCGGCCGCGCCCCTCTTGCGGGAGGCCGGGTGGAGATCCGGCGCGGGGGACCGGAGGGCGAGGAGGTCCTGGCGGAGGCCGCGTTGCCCGAGCTGGCGCCCGGTGCCTCCCATCGTGTGGTGTGGACCTGGGTCTGGCAGGCCCCCGGGTCAGGGACTTTCCCTCTGATTGGGATCGCCCGGGGCGAGGGCGCAGGCGGTGCAACAGAGGCCCGGTGGGCGCAGCCGGTGACCCTGGGCCCGCAAGAGGCGCTCCCGGAGACGGAGCGCCGGGCCCGCTGGGCTCAGGCCCGCAGCCGGTGCTGCACCCACGTCTATCTCACGGGCACCGCGGCGGAGGCGGACCTCGCGCGGTTGATGGCGTGGGCGGATGAGGCGGAGGCGACGGTGCGGGCTCGCATGGGCCTTTCCACCCCACTTCCCATCTCCGTGGTCTGGATCCCCCGCCTCTTGGGCCACGGCGGGTTTGCTGTGGGAGATAGCTTGATCCTGACCTACCCGGTGGCGGATCGCCTGCCGGTGGATCTCCCCACCATCCTGCGTCACGAAATGGTCCACCGGATGACATGCGCGGGGATCGGCCGCGAGGACTGTCTGGGGCATCTCCCGGCGCTGATCACGGAGGGGCTGGCGGTCTTCATCGCCGGGGGGCATTACCGTCCGGAGCCGCTGACCCAACGGGCCGCAGCCCTTCTCCGGATGGGCGGCTGGATCCCGCTGGAGGAGCTGGTCGAGGACTTTTATGCCCATCCTCACGAGATCGGCTACCTGGAAGCGGGCGCCTTCGTGGAGGAGCTGGTCCGGAAGGGTGGATGGCCTCGCTTCCTGGACT comes from the Thermoflexus hugenholtzii JAD2 genome and includes:
- the moeB gene encoding molybdopterin-synthase adenylyltransferase MoeB, whose amino-acid sequence is MLNVNEVILTNEEIRRYSRHLLMPEVGLTGQKKLKAASVLIIGAGGLGSPAALYLAAAGVGRIGLVDFDVVDESNLQRQILHGTSWVGKPKLASAKARLLDLNPDITVETHETVLTSANALEILKDYDIIIDGTDNFPTRYLVNDACVFLGKPLVYGSIFRFEGQATVFDARVGPCYRCLYPEPPPPGLVPSCAEGGVFGVLPGVIGAIQATEAIKLIIGQGEPLIGRLLLYDALSMRFRELKLRKNPACPVCGENPTIRELIDYEAFCGVPIHEHEVRTEFDITPQELKAMLERDGRGIVLLDVREPHEWEICRLEGAILIPLRELPAHLNRLDPTREYVVYCKTGARSAQAARIMQAAGLRVRNLRGGINAWSREVDPNVPLY
- a CDS encoding thioredoxin family protein, with the translated sequence MIERALMALGVLLGLWLAWCLIACAQRRLARPRAEDLEGPLTLLYFYTPSCGPCRLIQTPILETLVAEWREAVRVRAVDVTAEPEAATRYRVWTVPTTMWVDASGTVRAVNNGVATAETLRRQWLQLRRESDASAPRQPSRIAILRPSGGRDVKRE
- a CDS encoding DUF4395 domain-containing protein; the protein is MVERRVDHTALKFNQASIITLNLLAFVFNLPALVAFVALVMLVGTAFPAAALFQQIYFRILKPRGWLRPRVLTDNPEPHRFAQGLGGTFLALGAVALFLGYTPIGWALAWLVIVLAALNLFFGFCAGCFVYYQLSRLGVPGFTARPIERREVEG
- a CDS encoding MoaD/ThiS family protein, giving the protein MAVQILIPTPLRVYTRGEKVVTVEARTVGEALRALTDQFPELKRHLFTEEGRLRSFVNLYLGDEDVRYLQGEETPIPDGQTLSIVPSIAGGRSPGS
- a CDS encoding M67 family metallopeptidase, with translation MTLRLSVSQRDRIRAHVEAGYPAEACGILLGREVDGIKVVEDLRLVDNRWENPAEQTHRFLIPPEEVRAAERAAAAAGLEIIGFFHSHPDHPARPSAFDREHAWPWYAYLIVSVEGGRAIDWRVWELREDRSAFVERPLEVTG
- a CDS encoding PLP-dependent cysteine synthase family protein; the encoded protein is MVPTIARARVVEAKDLFELIGHTPLIRFRRITAPFAPVEIYAKAEWYNPGGSVKDRPAREIILTAEREGRLRPGKVILDATSGNMGIAYAMLGAARGYPVTLCIPANASPERLRILRAYGAELILTDPLEGTDGAILEARRRYEADPERYFYADQYNNPANWKAHYRTTGPEIWAQTEGRITHFVAGLGTSGTMMGVGRYLKEQNPEIRLIGVQPDGPFHGLEGLKHMETAIRPGIYEPELLDEILTVSTEEAYAMARRLAREEGLFVGISAGAAMAAALQVAARLREGVVVTLFPDAGYKYLSESFWFEADPPGGNR